TTAACGATGCTAAATCGTTCGCTAAATTTTTAAGTTCTGTTGATTTATTGCTGTCATCCAAGGCGATAAGCAGCTCAACAGGGCTGGTAATAGAAGCAAAGTGGCTTGTTAATTGGTTTTTGATATTCGTATCTAACATGGCTTAGCCCTTGAGTTCAGAATAAATAATCTAGAAAAATTTTATGGATAACTGCCCATCACCCGCTAATGTGCTTAATGTGAGTTGTGATGGGCAATTAAGGTTGCATTGGGATAGCAAAGCAAAACTTTGCTATCGTTTAATGCATTGGCAAATTAGATTTTGCCAACTAGATCTAGTGAAGGAGCAAGTGTCTCTTCACCTGGCTGCCATGATGCAGGACATACTTCACCGTCGTGGTTAGCAATGTACTGTGCAGCTTGTACTTTACGTACTAACTCTTTCGCGCTACGGCCGATGCCTAAGTCGTGAGTTTCGATTACTTTGATTTCGCCTTCAGGGTTCATTACAAATGTACCGCGAAGAGCAAGACCTTCATCTTCGATCATCACACCGAAGTTACGTGTAATACGACCTGTTGGGTCACCAATCATTGGGAATTTGATTTTACCAATTGTGTCAGACGTATCGTGCCATGCTTTGTGAGTGAAGTGCGTGTCAGTTGATACTGAATAAACTTCAACACCCATTTCTTGTAGTTGCTCGTAGAAGTCAGCAACATCACCTAGCTCAGTAGGGCATACAAAAGTAAAGTCAGCTGGGTAGAAGAAGAAGATTGACCACTTACCTAGCACGTCTTTTTCTGTTAGCTCAACAAAGTCACCGTTGTGGTAAGCTGTTGCATTGAATGGTTGTAGTTTTGTGTTAATTAATGAAGTGCTCATAGTATTCCTCATTGATGTATTTAAAAATGTTTAATTAACGCAGCCTTGCGTCTGCTTGATTAATACAATAGAGGTGTGAGCGATTAAAATAAAATTGATTGTTTAGATTAAATTGATTTGTTTTTTAGATTGAAACGCAGGAGATAGCAAAAACTACAAAGCCCTCAACCACTTATGTAATAGAGGGCTTTCACTTCAGGGGATAAAATTACTTATTAAAACCGTATAAACTCTTTGGTTTAATGTATTTAGGCTCAATTCCTTGCTCTTTTGCGGCTGCTAACACCACTTGCTCAATCCAACCTGCATCCATAATGTTCATATAGTTACCATCTGGGTCAAAGTTAATGTTAGACCCCATAACAACCATAAAGGTATCGGTTAGTTCAGTGTTGTCTGCTGGCACTTGAAATTGATGAATCGAACCACCTGGTTCAAACAAATAGCTGCCCGCCACTTGTAAATCGTCTGGGTATTCTGTGTAGTGCCAGCTGCCTGCTAAGGTATATAAATGTACAACACCAGTATGAAAGTGCTTTGGCAAAACTGTACCCGGCTCAAATAAAACACGTAAAACCCAAACTCCATTTTCAGAATCCAGCATGAGTGGGTAGATATGCACGCCCGGTAAGGCGTTTTTAATTAGTTTTTCATCATTGGTATGAATAGTCAGTAAGAAATCTTGATGGTTAATAATATCTGGTAATGCCATGTGTGTGCCCTCTTTTCACTTGCTTTAAATGTGTTAAATGGTTGCCTTTAATTTACTGGAGCAGTATTTGTTTGCGTCTTTTCTTTACAAAGCCCTTGCTCATAGGCCCACTGCAACGCATGTTGCATTCCTTGCTGTAAGGTAAATTCAGGTTTATAACCAAAAATATGCTGCGCCTTTTCATTACTGTAAGCCGCACTTTTACGACTTAGCATGCGCATGGTCGACGGATTTATATCGGTGGTTTTACCAACAAGGTGATGACACCACTCAATAAACCCTGTTAATTTTAATGCTAAGGTCAAATTCACAACCGTGACGTGCTTTTTCCCTTGCGCTTGCGCTAAATGATTAAAATAGGTTTGATTAGTTACTTGCTCAGGGCCAGATAGATTAAAAATCTCTCCGCTTGCATCGTCACTCATGGCACTTTGGTAAATACCTTTGACTAAATCATCAATATAAACAGGTCCAAACATGCCCTGTGGCACCATAAACGTGCCTTTGGCGATCTCTTGTAATGGGTAAGCTATCCACGGTCTTGAACCAGGGCCATAGACATCGCCAGGGCGAATAATCGTGACATTGAGTTTCTTACTGGCGTGATAGCTTAGCGATAAATGCTCGCTCATCATTTTCGAATCGTTATAGGCTCTGCCATCAGGGAACAAAGGCGCATCTTCTTTAATATCAGTTTGCCATTCACTGCCATAAACAGCGGTTGACGAAATATGAATAAAACGTTTTACAGTGTTTGCAGCCACCGCTGCATCCAGTAAGTTTTTCGTCCAACCAACATTTGCCTGCCATGTTTGCTTATAATTAAACGCATTTGAGACAATTGCCGCAGTATGAATAACCAAATCACAATCATTCATTAATGAGCGCCAACTAGCTGGCTCATTCAAATTACCCGCAACAATATTAAATTCTTCACAGGGTGATAAATCAATGCCGCATACATCTACTCCATGCGCTTTAAAGTAGCGAGCGAGTGTGCGGCCGATAAAGCCATTCCCCCCACTTATAAAAACTTTTGAGTAGTTCATTGTGTGTTCCTCTAAGCACGTTACAACCTTAATTACAGTTAGCAGGCCGTCTAGTTAATACATTGTTAAACTTTAATGACCCGTATTACTTTACTTTTCACGCAATTTTTTTTACTTTTTACGCCAGCGCACTAAAAAAGAGCACACTATGCCACGATTAACACAAGCACCTGACTTAATTAGAGTATCTGCTCTACACGGCTATATTGAACTGATCGAAAGTAAATTGGTGAACCCTGATGCACTTCTATCGCGCGTTGGTTTAGACAGAAAACAACTACAAGATGCCAATAACTTTGTGCAGTATCAGCAACTCATTCAGCTATTAAAAATCACCGCGAAAGAATTGAACCTGCCTTATTTCGGCTTAGAGCTAGGCCGTTGGCAAAGCTTAAATATTTTAGGTTCTGTTGGTTATTTGATGGGTAATTGCGACACCCTGGAGATGGCGCTAAAGAACTTAACTAAGTACTATCATGTACATCAAAATAGCGCTGATTTACTCCTTGAAGTAAACCAAGACTATGTAAAACTCTCGTTTTTTGTTCGCACTAGCCTAAATGTGAGTGTTTATCATGGTGCCGACTTAGCTTTAAGCGTTGGGGTCAATTTATTAAAGCAATTAACCGATGATCAAATAAAACTGTATCGTTTAGAGCTTCCCCATAGTTGCGATGAAAACCCGAGTGTTTATCGTCAAGCGCTAGGCCAAGTTCCAGTATTTAATTGTGCACACACAGCAGTTGTGTTTGAGAAAAAATACCTAAAGCTCCCTATAAAGAACTCAGATAAACAGTTGTTTTCTATACTTAGCCAACAGCTTGGGCAGCTTCAAGACACGAAACGAGAAAATATTTCAGATCATGTTGAAGTGCTGATCAAGCAATACTTACTCCACGAAGAATTTGGCATAAACCTCATAGCTGAGAAGCTATCAATGAGCGCTCGTAGCTTGCAGCGTCACTTAACAAAGCATGACACAACGTTTCGTGAATTAGTCGATGACGTACGCTGTAATCTAGCACATCAATATTTAACTGAATCTAGCCTCAGTTTGTCGAACATCTCAGATATCCTAAGTTTTTCTAATTACAGTGAATTTACTCGCGCTTTTAAGCGCTGGTATGGCATTCCACCAAAAGATTATCGTAAGTCACACTCGAGTTAATGGCGTAAAAAGTTAAAAACAGGTCGTTTAAAGCTAAGTTTTCCGTTAACAATTTATATATATTGACTAGCTAGTTTCGCTAATTAGTGGTCGTGCAATGTTAAGAAGAGTATTTATTACCGGTGCCAACACTGGCGTTGGGTTCGAATTGGCAAAGCAATATATTAGCCTTGGTGACGATGTCGCTTTATTCGACTTACATTTCAGCGAGCAAACCAAACAATCATTAATTGAGCTTGCTAATGATGAACAATACATTGAGTTTTTTGCTACGCATATCTGCGATACTGAAGCACTGCAAACCCAATTAAATAATGCAATTGCAGCGATAGGCAAACCTGATTTAGCGATTTTTAATTGCGAGATCAGTGAGCAGCAAAATAAAAAAAATAGTATGGCTTGTCAGCACTTTGCAATGCTAATAACACCACACTTAAGCATGAACGGCCACTTGGCAATTACATCAGCGCTTATTGATGCAACTAAATTTACGCCACAACCAAGCGCCTTGATTTTAGCCAAAGAGCTACGCAAGAAATTTAAGCCGAACAACATAAAAATCAGCTTAATTTGTGCAAGTAAAAAACATTTGGATTTGGCAAACACAGCCGATACTGCAAATCACATTTTGCGCAGCTTAGATAAACAAAAATTAATGGTGATCCTAGGCTTACAATCTAAACTAACCTATATCATGAGCCGTTACTTACCGAATTGGATAATGGTTTCAGTAATAGATCGCCTCATCAAACAACAACTAATAAGAACAACACGCTAAGGAACAACCATGAACACACATGACAACCTCACGCAATTGATTGAGCATACGTGTCAGACTTATGCCGATCTTTTTGCCTATAACAGTGCAGGTAAAACACTTACTTTTTCTCAAGTAGAACAACAGTCTCGCTATCTGGCACAATGGTTTCAACAGCAAAGCGGTCTTGTTGCAGGGGACAGAATTGCTATTCAACTACCTAATATTGTTGATTACCCTATCGTTACCTATGCAGCATTTCGTGCAGGATTAATCGTAGTCAATACCAACCCGCTTTATACTGCCCGTGAAATGCTACACCAGTTTAATGATGCAGATGTTAAAGCCATTGTTATTCTTGACGCCCTTACCGATAAATTAGCAACGGTTATCAATGACACGTCTATCAAAACCGTTATTGTTGCAGCGGCTGTTGCTGAGCCAACACTGCAAGAGGGTCAATTTTCTTTAAACGAACTCATTCGCCAAGGTGAAAGACTCGCCCCTCTTAACGCTCATCAAGCAAGTCGTGACGATATTGCGGTTTTACAATACACCGGCGGTACCACAGGAGTTGCTAAAGCTGCGATGCTTAGTCATGGCAACATCTTAGCCAATGCCGAGCAAATGAATGAGCGCTTTGACGATATTTTAATGCCAGGTCAAGAAACCGGTATTTGCCCGCTTCCGCTTTATCATATTTACGCCTTTACGGTGAACATGGTGGGCCTTTTTGCCATGGGGCAATTTAATGTGCTGATCCCAAACCCTCGTGATTTAGATGCGTTAGTTAAACAAATCGAACCATTTGAAATTAATTACTTTTCAGGGATTAACACCTTATTTATCGGCTTGTGTATGCATCCTGGTTTTAAAGCACTGAATTTTTCAAACTTAAAAATGACAGTCTCAGGGGGCGCAGCTCTAACACATGCTGCAGCTGATGCATGGATGAGCACCACAGGTTGTACAATCACAGAAGGCTATGGCTTATCAGAAACCTCGCCAGTTGCGACGTTAAACGACTTTAAAAAAGAAGAGATTGGCAGTATTGGCCGCCCATTATCAAACACCACAGTTGAGATTTGGGATGAAAACGACGAGCCTGTTCCCGACGGTGAATCTGGCGAGATAGTTGTTAAAGGGCCACAGGTGATGATGGGCTACTGGCAGCGCCAAGACGAAACCGACAAATGTATGAAACGTGGTTTTTTCAAAACCGGTGATGTAGGTCTAAAACTACCAAGTGGTAATTACAAAATTGTAGACCGTTTAAAAGACATGATTATTGTTTCTGGCTTTAACGTGTACCCTAACGAAGTTGAAAACGTACTTTGTCAGCACCCAGCTATCTGCGAGGCGGCTGTTATTGGTGCAAAAGACGAAAAAACTGGTGAGCGTGTCTGTGCCTATATTACTTTAAAAGACCAGGTTAATGAGCAGCAAGTGACTGATTATTGCCGCGAAAACCTAAGTGCTTATAAAGTGCCTAAATCAATCATTTTTATGGAGCAATTACCTAAATCGACGGTTGGCAAAATTCTTCGTCGAGAATTACGCCAATAATAAAGCGATCGTTTTAGCCGCATAACTGGTATAAAATAGTTAAAAGATAAAAGCATGCCGTTAGGTATGCTTTTTAATTTAAGCGGTTTAAAGGTCATTATGGAAAAGTTTATTAATCACATTCAACTCGGTTACTTAGGTTTACTACCGTTTTTAGGCTGCGTAGGCTGGCCACTTATCGCAGGCAGTAGCGCAGTTAATTTAGACTTTTTCACTTTTTATAGCATCGCTATTTTAGCCTTTATGGCTGGTAATTTATGGCATGCAGGCCAGCAAACGCATGCTGATGCTATAAAAGCGATTATTCCTATCTTACCGATTGGCTTTTTAAGTTTTCTGCCAACACCATGGGCTCTTGGTTGGTTAGCGGCAAGTTTTTGGCTTGTATTATTATTCGAGAAAACTTCACCGCAGTGGCAAACCTATCACGTTGATTATCAAAAAATGCGTTTCGTTTTAACGTCTGTGGTGTTTGTATGCCACATATTTGTTATTGGAATGAGCATCTATCCTGAGTAGCCCTTTTCTTGCGTTTGCGGTAACATCCGCGGCTCAGTTTTTTAAGGACTTGCTATGATAGATCAACTGCGCGCTAAACTAGACCACCTTGGCGAAAATTACGTAGAAAAAGGCGCTCACTTTAAAATTAAAGTGATCCCGTTTTTCTGTGCGATTCACATTAAAAAAGATCACAAAAACCAAGGTACTTTAAAGATATATTCAAATCAGTTAATTGAAATATTTTTAGCTACCATGTTCTTGTTATTCGGCTTAATGCTTTTTGATACAGATGCGGGCTTTACCCATGGCCCTATTCACATCGTTATTGCTGTGTTGATTAGTTTTAATTTAATCTTTAAACAAATAGCCATTGAAGGGCTTAAAACTCGCTTAGCCCTTTGCCCTGAAATCGCACAAGAAACAACGCCAGAACAAGGCAAATAACCGCATGTTTTTAGACCCTAGTTGGCGTATTTTAACTGTAGGCGATGGTGATTTATCATTTTCACACTCTATTGCTCGTAATTTAAAACCAGCCAAGCTTGTTGCGTCTACTTATGATGATGCAAGCACCATAGAACAAAAATATGCCGATAATGCACTTGGCGCCTTGCAACAACTTAATATTGAAACACTCATTGAGTTTGATGTAACAAAGCCAGACTCGTGGCAGCGTTTAGATGGCGCTTGTTTTGATGTGGTTATTTTTCAATTTCCCCTTATACCAGCGTTTAAAGGCGAAGCTGCATTTAAAGCAAATACCCAACAAGGTGGTATGAATGTTTTAAACCGTGCCTTGTTGCATCGCTATCTAGACTACGCAAGCCAATTTGCATTAGACAAAAACGGCCCAATGCTGTGTTACATCACCTCTAAAGATGTAAAACCTTACCGCGAATGGAATATTGAAGGCAGCTTAAATCAGGGGCTAAACTGCCATTATTTAGGCCAAATGCCATTCGATATTAATTTATTCCCAGGCTATAAAATTCGCAATGTTGACCGTGATAAACATGTAAAAGACACCAGTGGCACTACCTATGTATTTAGCGAAAAAACTGACAATGGCATCACTGAAAAGCTGACTTTACCCGCTTATTTAGGTGATAAACACTGTGCATTATGTCGCGTTGGCCCTTATATGGCC
The nucleotide sequence above comes from Pseudoalteromonas shioyasakiensis. Encoded proteins:
- a CDS encoding AraC family transcriptional regulator; the encoded protein is MPRLTQAPDLIRVSALHGYIELIESKLVNPDALLSRVGLDRKQLQDANNFVQYQQLIQLLKITAKELNLPYFGLELGRWQSLNILGSVGYLMGNCDTLEMALKNLTKYYHVHQNSADLLLEVNQDYVKLSFFVRTSLNVSVYHGADLALSVGVNLLKQLTDDQIKLYRLELPHSCDENPSVYRQALGQVPVFNCAHTAVVFEKKYLKLPIKNSDKQLFSILSQQLGQLQDTKRENISDHVEVLIKQYLLHEEFGINLIAEKLSMSARSLQRHLTKHDTTFRELVDDVRCNLAHQYLTESSLSLSNISDILSFSNYSEFTRAFKRWYGIPPKDYRKSHSS
- a CDS encoding AMP-binding protein, which produces MNTHDNLTQLIEHTCQTYADLFAYNSAGKTLTFSQVEQQSRYLAQWFQQQSGLVAGDRIAIQLPNIVDYPIVTYAAFRAGLIVVNTNPLYTAREMLHQFNDADVKAIVILDALTDKLATVINDTSIKTVIVAAAVAEPTLQEGQFSLNELIRQGERLAPLNAHQASRDDIAVLQYTGGTTGVAKAAMLSHGNILANAEQMNERFDDILMPGQETGICPLPLYHIYAFTVNMVGLFAMGQFNVLIPNPRDLDALVKQIEPFEINYFSGINTLFIGLCMHPGFKALNFSNLKMTVSGGAALTHAAADAWMSTTGCTITEGYGLSETSPVATLNDFKKEEIGSIGRPLSNTTVEIWDENDEPVPDGESGEIVVKGPQVMMGYWQRQDETDKCMKRGFFKTGDVGLKLPSGNYKIVDRLKDMIIVSGFNVYPNEVENVLCQHPAICEAAVIGAKDEKTGERVCAYITLKDQVNEQQVTDYCRENLSAYKVPKSIIFMEQLPKSTVGKILRRELRQ
- the ahpC gene encoding alkyl hydroperoxide reductase subunit C, which translates into the protein MSTSLINTKLQPFNATAYHNGDFVELTEKDVLGKWSIFFFYPADFTFVCPTELGDVADFYEQLQEMGVEVYSVSTDTHFTHKAWHDTSDTIGKIKFPMIGDPTGRITRNFGVMIEDEGLALRGTFVMNPEGEIKVIETHDLGIGRSAKELVRKVQAAQYIANHDGEVCPASWQPGEETLAPSLDLVGKI
- a CDS encoding NAD-dependent epimerase/dehydratase family protein, giving the protein MNYSKVFISGGNGFIGRTLARYFKAHGVDVCGIDLSPCEEFNIVAGNLNEPASWRSLMNDCDLVIHTAAIVSNAFNYKQTWQANVGWTKNLLDAAVAANTVKRFIHISSTAVYGSEWQTDIKEDAPLFPDGRAYNDSKMMSEHLSLSYHASKKLNVTIIRPGDVYGPGSRPWIAYPLQEIAKGTFMVPQGMFGPVYIDDLVKGIYQSAMSDDASGEIFNLSGPEQVTNQTYFNHLAQAQGKKHVTVVNLTLALKLTGFIEWCHHLVGKTTDINPSTMRMLSRKSAAYSNEKAQHIFGYKPEFTLQQGMQHALQWAYEQGLCKEKTQTNTAPVN
- a CDS encoding SDR family NAD(P)-dependent oxidoreductase, which produces MLRRVFITGANTGVGFELAKQYISLGDDVALFDLHFSEQTKQSLIELANDEQYIEFFATHICDTEALQTQLNNAIAAIGKPDLAIFNCEISEQQNKKNSMACQHFAMLITPHLSMNGHLAITSALIDATKFTPQPSALILAKELRKKFKPNNIKISLICASKKHLDLANTADTANHILRSLDKQKLMVILGLQSKLTYIMSRYLPNWIMVSVIDRLIKQQLIRTTR
- a CDS encoding 2,4'-dihydroxyacetophenone dioxygenase family protein encodes the protein MALPDIINHQDFLLTIHTNDEKLIKNALPGVHIYPLMLDSENGVWVLRVLFEPGTVLPKHFHTGVVHLYTLAGSWHYTEYPDDLQVAGSYLFEPGGSIHQFQVPADNTELTDTFMVVMGSNINFDPDGNYMNIMDAGWIEQVVLAAAKEQGIEPKYIKPKSLYGFNK
- a CDS encoding DUF3429 domain-containing protein, with amino-acid sequence MEKFINHIQLGYLGLLPFLGCVGWPLIAGSSAVNLDFFTFYSIAILAFMAGNLWHAGQQTHADAIKAIIPILPIGFLSFLPTPWALGWLAASFWLVLLFEKTSPQWQTYHVDYQKMRFVLTSVVFVCHIFVIGMSIYPE
- a CDS encoding class I SAM-dependent methyltransferase; translation: MFLDPSWRILTVGDGDLSFSHSIARNLKPAKLVASTYDDASTIEQKYADNALGALQQLNIETLIEFDVTKPDSWQRLDGACFDVVIFQFPLIPAFKGEAAFKANTQQGGMNVLNRALLHRYLDYASQFALDKNGPMLCYITSKDVKPYREWNIEGSLNQGLNCHYLGQMPFDINLFPGYKIRNVDRDKHVKDTSGTTYVFSEKTDNGITEKLTLPAYLGDKHCALCRVGPYMAQEDEDKHLLSKKHKQMEKFEQDWQAWLAQNNEE